The Actinomycetota bacterium nucleotide sequence CATTCCGACCACCCCCATCGTCGAGGCAAAGTAGGCGGCGATAAGATTCTCCTTGCCGCCGAGGCGCTCGAAGATCTCCCTCAGCTGCGGGTTGTCTCCTACGAGACTCCCGACTCCCTCGGCCAGCGAACCAAGGACCGCCCCCAGGCACGCCAGGCCAACTACCCACCCGGCGAGGGCGCCCCGATGGATCCGCCAGGCCAGGCTCAAAGCGGTGCTCAACGACCGGGCGGCGACGGGAGGTCCGGGACGGGAGGACAGCAGGCCTTCGCCGAGATCTCGCCTTTGCTGAAGCCTGAATGAGAGTCCGACGCAGGCAACCGCAAGCACCACCGGCAGGGCGAATACTTCCCAGCGCTCACCCGCAAAAGGTCGCACCTGCTGCGCCCACCCGATCGGGGAGAGCCAGGACATGAAGGACAGGCCGCCGGTGCCGGCGGAATCTCCCACCGCGCGGAACAAGAATGCGGCACCAAGAACTGCCCCCGCCAGCCCGTTCGCCGCCCGGGCGCTCTGGCTGAGCTGGGCGGTGACCGCTGCGATGGCCGCGAAGGTCCACCCGGCAGAGGTAAAGCCCAGTCCCAGAGCGAAAGAGCCGGCGGCGGGTTCGTCCAGGACGGTGAGAGCCGCCCCGAACGCTAGACCGATGAGGAGGCTAACCCCGAACGCCAGTCCCAGGGCCGCGGTTAGCGGAGCGAACCTGCCCACCCGCCCCGAGCCGACCAGCTCCAGCCTCCCGCTCTCCTCCTGGAGCCGGGTGTGGTGGGTGACGGTAAAGATTCCGAACAGGGCAACCATGACGGCCCCAAAGCCCCCGATTCTCCAGGCAGTCAGGCCGCCGATGGAGGACAGGTTGAAGCCCGGGCCGGTAAGAGCGATGAGCGCCGGAGTCCTCGCCAGGGTGGATGCCAGCGCCCGTCGCGACTCGACAGTCGGGTACAGGTCACGAAACGCCGACGCCGTGCCGTAGCCGATTGCCACCACTCCGGTCACCCAGGCGATGAGGCGGACCCGGTCGAGCCGGAGTGCCAGCCGGATCAGGGTGGGCGTTCCGACCAGGGGTCTCACCCGTCTTCCGGTTCGGATGACGAGTCCTGCTGGTAGTGCCGCAGAAACAACTCCTCGAGAGTCGCCGGCCGGGCGGAAAGGCTTTCCACGCCCAGGTCGCCCAGGGCGCGCAGCAGGTCGTCCAAAGCAGAGCTTTCCACCTCGCACTCGACCAACCGGCCGGAGACTCTGAGCCCGAAGACCCCTTTCAAAGACCGGAGTACATCGGGCGACTCCCGCACCTCAGCGACCACCGTCGTCCGGGTCAGGTGGCGCAGATCCGACAGAGATCCGGTCTCCACGGTCCGTCCGCGCCGGATGATGCTGACCCGGGGACACAGGGCCTCCACCTCGGCCAGGATGTGGCTGGACAGCAGGACGGTTCTGCCCTGTGCCGCCTCCTCCCGGATGCAGTCCCGAAACACCGACTCCATCAGCGGATCGAGCCCGGAGGTGGGTTCGTCGAGGAGCAGAAGCTCGACGTTGGAGGCCAGGGCCGATATCAGCGCCACCTTTTGGCGGTTGCCCTTCGAGTAGGCGCGGCCTTTCTTGGTGGGGTCGAGGTCGAACCGTTCGATCAGATCGTTCCGGCGGACCTGGTCTAAACCGCCGCGGAGCCTGCCGAGCAGGTCGATCACCTCGCCTCCGGAAAGCGTGGGCCAGAGGGTGACGTCGCCCGGGACGTACGCCAGACGGGAGTGAAGGGTGGTCGAGTCCTTCCACGGGTCCTTTCCCAGCAACACCGCCGTTCCGGAATCGGCCTTCATCAGGCCGAGCAGGATTCGCAGTGTGGTGGACTTTCCCGACCCGTTCGGGCCCAGGAACCCGTGAACCTCGCCCTCGGCTACCTGCAGATCGAGCCCGTCCAGGGCCCGGGTCCGGCCGAATGCCTTTCGGAGGCCGGATGTCTGGATCGCCGGCGTCATCCCGGGCTACTCCTGCGGCTCGGCCGGCCGTTGCCGGTTGCTGCTCAACAGCAGAAGGGCCCCCAGTGTGCCTGCGACCACGGAAGCAACAAGCACCCCGATCTTCGCTTCGTCGACCAGCTGGCTCTCCGTGAACGCAAGTCCGGCAATGAACAGCGAGACGGTAAAACCGATGCCGGCAACGGCGGACCCGCCGAGAATCACCCGCCAGGAAACCCCGGCGGGCAGCCGTCCAAGGTTCAGCTTGACCGCAATCCACGCAGCGCTCGATATGCCGACTATCTTGCCCAGCACCAGGCCGGCCGCGATCCCCAGGGCAACCGGCGAGCTCATAGCGTCGCCGAGCGTGTCCAGGCTCAGGCGTACTCCGGCGTTGGCGAGGGCGAACAGCGGGATGACCGCGTAGCTGGTCCACGGGTGAAGCAGATACTCCAGGCGCTCCGCAACCGAGACGACCTCGGTCGCCTGCAGGGACACCGCTCGCAGGGACTGGGCGTCCGGCTGCTCCTCGAGAAGCCCGGTTTCCCGGTAGACATCCTTGTACCCCCGGGGATCGGCCGGACGCGCCGGGGTGAGCAGGCCGAGGGCGACCCCGGCGATCGTCGCATGGATGCCCGACTCGAAGGTGGCAAACCAAACTCCGGCCCCGACCAGGACGTACAGGGGAGTCCAGGTCACCTTCAGCCGCCGAAGCACGACAATCCCGGCTAGAAGCACCAGGGCGCCGATCAGCCAGCCAAGCTGGAAGCCGTGCGAGTAGAAGACCGCGATGACCAGGATCGCTCCGATGTCGTCGACGATCGCAAGGCTCAACAAAAAGACCTTCAGCCCGGAGGGCACCCGGCTGCCCAGCAAGGCAAGCACGCCGACGGCGAAAGCGATGTCGGTGGCCATCGGTATTCCCCAGCCCGCCGAGCCCGGTCCGCCTGCGTTGAAAAGCAGGTAGACCGCAGCCGGAACCACCATGCCGCCCAGTGCGGCGATCGCCGGCAGAGCCGCCTTCCGGCGGTCGCTCAACTCGCCGAGAACGATCTCCCGCTTGATTTCGAGGCCGACGACGAAGAAGAACACGGCCATCAGGGCGTCGTTCACGAAATGCCTGAGGTCCTCGGTCAGCTCAAAGGCGCCCACCGATAGGCGCAACTCGGTCTGCCAGATCTTCTCGAAGCCTTCCGCGAGCGGCGAGTTGGCGAGCCCGAGGGCGGCAACCGTTGCGACGAGCAGAACGATGCCCCCGGCGGCTTCGGTGTGAAGGAAGGTGCGCAGCGGCCGTGCGATCCGCGCAAGAGTGCGGTCACTCGACAGGAAGGACTGCCTGGGGGGCTTTTTCGGGTGGGCCATAAATCTCCTTGATCGCGCCGATGAGGCGCCGACCAGGCTTCCCGGCTCACCAACTAGAGCATAGTCCCCCAGCGGAGGCGTGATCGCAGGGACCCAGGCGGGCACACGATCCCGCCGGGGTTAGACTTTGTCCGTGTCCACCCTGGCCTGCCATCGTTTTCGCCCCCTGCTGCTCCTCGGTTTCCTGCTGGGAATCGTTGTAACAGTTGCCGATGGGGATCTAACCGTCCCGACCGGGGGGCCCGTGGCCGCCGCAGCGGCGCTGGAAGCACAGATTTTGGGTCCACGCTCGGACGACACAAACCTTGGCCTCGGCCGTTTCGCGGTTCAGCTCGCCGGCCGGCGAGCCCCCTACGCTTCCGACTCCGTCACCGTTCATGGCGGCCCGTTTATGGTGTTTGCCTTCTTTGGGGCCGCTGTACTGCTGGTAGCCTGCGCAACGCGGTCGAACCCGAGACAACTCCTTCCCGACCTTCGAGGCTCTCC carries:
- a CDS encoding ABC transporter permease; this translates as MRPLVGTPTLIRLALRLDRVRLIAWVTGVVAIGYGTASAFRDLYPTVESRRALASTLARTPALIALTGPGFNLSSIGGLTAWRIGGFGAVMVALFGIFTVTHHTRLQEESGRLELVGSGRVGRFAPLTAALGLAFGVSLLIGLAFGAALTVLDEPAAGSFALGLGFTSAGWTFAAIAAVTAQLSQSARAANGLAGAVLGAAFLFRAVGDSAGTGGLSFMSWLSPIGWAQQVRPFAGERWEVFALPVVLAVACVGLSFRLQQRRDLGEGLLSSRPGPPVAARSLSTALSLAWRIHRGALAGWVVGLACLGAVLGSLAEGVGSLVGDNPQLREIFERLGGKENLIAAYFASTMGVVGM
- the nhaA gene encoding Na+/H+ antiporter NhaA codes for the protein MAHPKKPPRQSFLSSDRTLARIARPLRTFLHTEAAGGIVLLVATVAALGLANSPLAEGFEKIWQTELRLSVGAFELTEDLRHFVNDALMAVFFFVVGLEIKREIVLGELSDRRKAALPAIAALGGMVVPAAVYLLFNAGGPGSAGWGIPMATDIAFAVGVLALLGSRVPSGLKVFLLSLAIVDDIGAILVIAVFYSHGFQLGWLIGALVLLAGIVVLRRLKVTWTPLYVLVGAGVWFATFESGIHATIAGVALGLLTPARPADPRGYKDVYRETGLLEEQPDAQSLRAVSLQATEVVSVAERLEYLLHPWTSYAVIPLFALANAGVRLSLDTLGDAMSSPVALGIAAGLVLGKIVGISSAAWIAVKLNLGRLPAGVSWRVILGGSAVAGIGFTVSLFIAGLAFTESQLVDEAKIGVLVASVVAGTLGALLLLSSNRQRPAEPQE
- a CDS encoding ABC transporter ATP-binding protein, which codes for MTPAIQTSGLRKAFGRTRALDGLDLQVAEGEVHGFLGPNGSGKSTTLRILLGLMKADSGTAVLLGKDPWKDSTTLHSRLAYVPGDVTLWPTLSGGEVIDLLGRLRGGLDQVRRNDLIERFDLDPTKKGRAYSKGNRQKVALISALASNVELLLLDEPTSGLDPLMESVFRDCIREEAAQGRTVLLSSHILAEVEALCPRVSIIRRGRTVETGSLSDLRHLTRTTVVAEVRESPDVLRSLKGVFGLRVSGRLVECEVESSALDDLLRALGDLGVESLSARPATLEELFLRHYQQDSSSEPEDG